In Erythrolamprus reginae isolate rEryReg1 chromosome 10, rEryReg1.hap1, whole genome shotgun sequence, one DNA window encodes the following:
- the SPG21 gene encoding maspardin — MGEIKISPDYSWFRSTVPLKKIIVDDDDSKIWSLYDAGPRNIRCPLIFLPPVSGTADVFFQQILALSGWGYRVIALQYPVYWEIFEFCDGFRKLLDHLQLDKVHLFGASLGGFLAQKFAEYTHKSPRVQSLILCNSFSDTSIFNQTWTANSFWLMPAFMLKKIVLGNFASGPVDPEMADGIDFMVDRLESLGQSELASRLTLNCQNSYVEPHKIRDVPVTIMDVFDQSALSTEAKEEMYKLYPNARRAHLKTGGNFPYLCRSAEVNLYIQIHLLQFHGTRYAAIDPSMISAEELEVQRANLQSSNEQEQPS, encoded by the exons ATCATTGTAGATGACGACGACAGTAAGATTTGGTCGCTCTACGATGCAGGACCCAGGAATATCCGGTGCCCCCTCATATTTCTCCCACCCGTCAGCGGAACGGCGGACGTCTTCTTTCAACAGATTCTAGCCCTGTCTGGATGGGGTTACCGAGTCATTGCC TTACAGTATCCAGTTTATTGGGAGATCTTTGAATTCTGCGATGGATTCCGGAAGCTATTAGATCATCTACAACTGGATAAA gTTCACCTTTTTGGTGCTTCGTTAGGAGGTTTCCTTGCTCAGAAATTTGCTGAATACACACACAAATCTCCTCGGGTCCAATCTTTGATTCTGTGCAACTCTTTCAGCGATACCTCGATTTTCAATCAGACGTGGACAGCAAATAG ctTTTGGTTGATGCCTGCGTTTATGTTGAAGAAAATCGTCCTGGGGAATTTTGCCTCTGGTCCTGTAGATCCTGAAATGGCTGACGGAATTGATTTCATGGTGGACAGG CTGGAAAGTTTGGGCCAGAGCGAGCTGGCTTCACGACTCACTCTCAATTGCCAGAATTCCTACGTCGAACCTCATAAGATCCGAGACGTCCCCGTCACCATCATGGAC GTATTCGATCAGAGTGCCCTGTCTACAGAAGCCAAGGAAGAGATGTATAAATTGTATCCCAACGCCAGGAGAGCTCATCTTAAAACAGGAGGCAACTTCCCATACCTCTGCAGAAGTGCTGAAGTAAACCTTTATATCCAA ATACACTTGCTTCAGTTCCATGGGACCAGATATGCCGCCATTGACCCCTCCATGATCAGCGCGGAAGAACTAGAAGTCCAGAGGGCCAATCTCCAATCGAGCAACGAACAAGAACAACCGTCGTAA